The following is a genomic window from Episyrphus balteatus chromosome 1, idEpiBalt1.1, whole genome shotgun sequence.
TCTTAATAAATAGATTATACAAGGATTTGTTAATTATACAAATGATAGAAATAAGAATTCGAATtacaaattgaaattaatatgtcaaagttattttgttcaaataatAACGTCTTTAGCATGAGTTGCAATCATTCTTTTAAATATGTTGATGTTGGTTGCATATTTTATATGTTGCGGAAGTTGGTTGAATGTTTGAAAGCCagaataaaatgttgattgctGACCTCTTGTTGTTCTCATTCTTCGCACTACAATATCATCTCGGTTACGCAGGGGGTATATCACATTATTATTAGTTGGTGCACTTAAGTATTCAGGACacatgttatttttaattttgtaaatgaaCGTCATTGTCAAAATATAAAGTCTTTGGTTTATATTGAACCAGTTTAATGAATCGTGCATTTCTCTTATATGGGCATAGTTATCACGTTTTAGTATAATTCGCAttgctttattttgcaaaatctgCATTCGACTTTTTTGGGACATATTAAAGAAGTACAGGACACTTGGACAATACTCGAAATGAGGTTTTATTATTACGTTATAGACTCTTATTGCACTGTTTCTTGATAAgctatttcttatttttcgtAGCACTCCTAacttttttgatacttttttgcAAAGGTAGTCTGTATGTTCATTCCACGATAGTTTTTTATCTAATATCACACCAAGATACTTTATATGGGACACGATTTCAAGGGGACAGTTATCAACGTGAATGGACAATTGAGGCGGTAACATAGGGACATTAAGTAACATACACTTTGACTTTTCCATATTTAACAAGAGACGATTCATTTTTAGCCACTTATTTATTGCACCAAGATCTTCATTTAAATTATCCACACATGTTGAGACATCACGACCAGAAATACACAAAAGTCCATCGTCTGCAAAGAGTTTGAGCCAAGAATGCTTCAATACTTTTTCCATGTCATTGATATAAACGAGGAACAGTAAAACTCCAAGCAACGTTCCTTGGGGGATACCAATATTAACTGGTATTGGCGCCGAAGTTACTCCGTTCACTCTAGTTCGCTGAGATCTGCCTTCAAGAAAACTTCGGAACCAATTTAGTTCAGTTCCTCTTACACCAATTTTGGATAACTTTTGGAGCAAGATAGACGTGTTCACAGTTTCGAAGGCACGTTTGAGATCAAGGAACACTGCAATAACTATATTTTTATCGTCTATTTCGGACTTCCATTTGTTTATCACAAAGCTTAAGCTAGTTTCACAGGAATGCTTCTCTCGGAAACCGGACTGGTTtacacttaaaatattttgacaattgAGATGATCTTGAAATTGCATCATAACAATTTTCtccaatattttttcataaattggtACCATGTTTATTGGGCGGTAGTCTTTGCAGAATTTAGCGTCAGGAGTTTTCTTAGTAGGAACAATCAATGATTCTTTCCATGTAGCTGGGAAAATTCCAGACGCTAGAGATGCATTGATAATTCGCAGCATTATAGGGCCTATTGTATCTATTGCGTCCTGGAACATTTTAGCCTTCATAaagttaaagtcatttttttggCTAATTTGTTTTATTGCACTTAATGTTTGTTCAATGTTCACTTCAGAAAACTTAAAGTCTATATTGCACCGATCAACCATACATGAATACACAGGAAATGAGACTGAAGACGATAGACTAACTATACtttgtacaaaaaatttgtttagttctACACTTAATATTGCACTATCGTTTATTTTATTGCCATTTTCTAATTGCACTTCCATTATACTATCAGTCTTATTGTTATGTAAAACATACGTTTTTAATTGTTTCCACATATCTTTTTGAGATCGCGCATGATCTACTTTAGATCTTATAAAGTTTGATTTAGAGTCcgacaatttaattttatatgcgTTTCTAAAACGTTTGTATTCACACCAATCACTATGATTATTTGTCAAAACTGCTCTGCGATACAAGtctattttatggtttttatctTGTTGAAGTTCATAGTTAAACCACGCAGCATTCACAAATGGCACAGTTTTTTCTACCACCATAGAATTGACGATTTCCTGAAGATTTATCGAAAAATATTCGCTTAAGGTATTTACATTATATGGTTGGTCTGCATCAAAGTTTGCAAAAAAGGAGTTcatacttaattttaataaaaagtcgTAATTGTTGTACTTACAGAATCGTATAGTTTTCTTGTTTACAGTTTTCTTGTTATTGCATTTGATCAGTATTTCGATTGATTCATGGTCACTTACTTTATATGTGCTATTAACTTTAGATTTAACTAGGGACTCATCATTGGTTACAACATAATCAATTAAGGTTCTTGATAGAGGGGTTATTCTGGTTGGATAATGAATGATCATACTTAAGCTGTTATCATTAAGACATTGGGCTATTCTTCGTCGATACGTATCATGGCTATCTAGCcagttaatattaaaatcaccACATAAAACATATAAATTATTGCACTGTTGTAAGAAGTCAATCCAATTGACTAAATTATCACAGAATTCAATTTTAGAGCATAAATGGGATCTATATATTGCACCAATGAGTATCACAGAATTATTATTTGAATATTGCACTTTTATAATCATACACCAGCATTTCATCTCAAtcacatatttttttactaGTGAGCATTTGAGATTATTTTTAACATAGAACGATATCCCTCCTGTGTGACTGGATTCACTTAAACAGTTAATGAATTTGTAACCATCTAGATTTAAACTATTAATGTCGTGATTTAGCGTTATATGCGTTTCAGTTAGTATCAAAACATCAACTTCATTCTTATCAACTATGCACTGTATCTCAGAAAAATTATTCGCCAAACCGTTCACATTTAGTAAAACACAACTAATGTTATCTAATTGCTAACCCTCTACTTGTTCTTTagcaacttttaattttctagcaaATGTTGGACAGTTTGGATCATTCGCTGCATGATTTGTGTTTATGTCGAGATTTAATCTCAGCTTTGTTGCACAACAGTtaacacatttttgtatttgactAACACATTCCAAGACATCATGGTTACCAGcacattttacacaaactttgtctttttcacaatttttagcTAAATGGTTATATCCACAACATTTAAAACATCTTAGTACTCTATAATTTGGATACACTTTACAATAATCCCATCCAATACATAATCTACTCCATTCTAGTACTTTTGCATAGGCAACACTGTCCAATTCAATTATAGCACTATAGCCATTTGTTTTTGGAGACTTATAAATACTAACACATATTATCTCACTTTCACCCAGCTGATTTTGACACTTTATCGCGCGAACGAGATCGCTATCATTAATTTCTTCTTTCATTCCAACAATGAGAATTCTTGGTTTTTTAAGTGTTGGTATATTAGTTTCATagttttgttgcattttgtttttaatttcagcttcaattttttgtatggacTCCTTGTTTGCCTGTATAAGCAAAGCtccattttgtatgttttttactttgtttattttgagaGACATGTTTGAGGGATTAATAATACTTCGCACATCATCATGAGTTTTATCATTGTTTTGGTTCACTTTAGGTCTTATTACAATGCATtcatttctttctttctcttttaCCACTTGTGCAAACGATATTGAGGGGGTAGGGGACAGGTTATTTTGATTAGGAGCGAGAGAGTCACCCACTGCTTCTACACTACCACCATTTAAAGCTTTTGGTATTGAATCAATAGCATCTTTTAATTCAATGCTCACTTTAGCTATAAAAGATAGCTTatcacaaataattttaaacatatTATTGCAGTCAGTGCAAAAATATTTCATGCCAACAATGGTATCGAGCATTTTAACGTCATATTCAGACATATCGACACATTTTGGATGGAATTTTTTCCCACATACACCACTGCACTTTACAACAGTTGCTTGTTTAGCAAACCGTTTTTTACAGCTAGCATCACCGCACTCAACATTTAAATCACTCATTATAAAAGTTATTtctttacaaattaaaattataataaataataaagttagtaaaaatacaaataagcacgtttacaaaaaaaataataaagttcttcgtaaatgtgttttataattttaatctatttgatttttaactttataaacTATACTATTTAATTGCGATAAGAGCGTATGTAAAACACGTCCGTTCACTGAGAGTTCACATGTATTGtcaagtattcaaaataggtaaacaaaatttttggtgatggattttactgatagctttAACTGAGGCCTAAACAGaaattttttggagtgggtttgagtttgcaatgaccagttttttcgcgggttacaaaacaccacattcccagTAATCCAGTTTATTTAGTAGAAGCAGagcccgactcaggacaacacgactttTTACACCCCGACTCACGATAGCCTGATTCAacccatagcccgactcaagatagCGCGACTCATCCCAACTCGATTCAGGTAAGTCGGGTTATATTGAGTCGGGATATGGGTTGAATCGGGCTATCGTGAGTTggggtgtacaaagtcgtgttgtcttgagtcgggctatacCCTTCCCGTTTATTTACGTTTGAATATACATGCGACGATCAGCAATGgatagaagggttacaggaatctgcattatcgaaaatgtctacagcaatgagatccctttttgttcaaattttaatttatctttttttcaaaattagcctTGCCGGCAAAGCTTAGTAtgaagaaataatatttttatcccTGTCTCTATTTTATTCTGTATCAGTGGATGCTttacttctttcttttttttacttatatgtTATAAGATTGATATTAGGTCAATGGTGTTGCTTGTTGCGAGTTATTTTATTCTTATGCGTTAACAATAGTCGCATtaaaaaaacgtaaaacaaaGATAATTAGTGAtaccaaattaacaaattacttaagagtttcaatacatgatcaaaaaagtcatgatcttaaaaatgttgttcagttattgtaacaaaaagaaaaagaacaatgcgtAAAACATGGAACcatccttcaaaattttattgaaatcattGAATCTGTCtgcgcgaaaaaaaaaactaatataggTAAGAGAAAATAGTTCCAAAAAAGTTGTATTTGCCTAGAGGAAAAAACCCTTATATGTGAGAAAAATAAGCGTAGCTGTGGGTGGATATTTCTAAAAgtacttccaaaatattttattcgccTAGAGGACCAAAacctcaaaatttcatcgaaatctttaaagttgttacaaaaaaaaattctatgttaaaaaagtgggcgtggcagtgggcggatttttccaaaaatacttccaaaactttttactcgctaagataaacaaaccctgaaaatttcatcgaaatcgttagagccgtttccgaaaaaaacttatatgttaaaaaagtgggcggggcagtgggcggatttttccaagaaaacttccaaaactttttactcgcttagataaacaaaccctaaaaatttcatcgaaatcgttagagccgttcccgaaaaaacttatatgttgaaaaagtgggcgtggcagtggacggatttttccaaaaatacttccaaaactttttactcgcttagatgaacaaaccctgaaaatttcatcgaaatcgttagagccgtttccgagatcccaattttatatatatatatttatatatatataaacaattttagctcgtttaaagttataagattaGAAATGGTGATTAATTACCTCTTTGGAACTTTTTCGGTCGAGTCTTAGCTCTTagagctttgttttttttttacacccaAAACACTCGGAGTCTAGCTCGTTACAACTCGGTTTATGTGTATATGATTTCATTTCTtcataatatcaatttttttatattttgtgtttcaTGATTATTTTTTGCAACACATCACTATTTACTAAATCGTGTCTATACTCTATTCCTTGTTCTTATTCCTCTCGATGTTGTGGGGATCACAACTCTCCCACGTATCTCAGAAAAGGGTGGCAAGCCTCcgggttttgtattgttccatttctgagaccaactgaatgctggtgtttttgcatttacGTTTcgccaggagtttttaggccttcctttccaaaaaatttaaacggaATGCTGGTATCTATTGAGCTTATCATAAGTGCTTTTTAAATCGATACGAGATAGCGTGAatcgatttttttctaaaatcgaataTGAAAATTTGGTTGACGGTTGAATATCCTCGCTTTTAACCACACTCATAGGGTCTGATTAGGTCGTCGGTGAAAGGTTTAAGGCTACCACATAAAATTGGTGAcaacattttgtttaataagAAGACCTCTGTAGTTATTGAAATTCAAAGCTCTCTTCTCTAGTCTCCATTAATTGGGTATAATTTTTTCCGATCAACTTGTGCATATGAGTATGCTTTAGTTTAAGTTCAAATGCACAAGGCGCAGCGTTGTAGAATCAATCTCTgcatcatattaaaaaaaacttttaaacagGCAAATTACAACATTTTATCCTTTCGAAACAAATTCCTTCATCACATTACGCTACATAAAGGCCAGTAATTACACTgtccaacaaacaaaaaagtggttAGTTTCGatccgctgaatccgaatctcaAGTCAGTCTTGCCCAAACACCCTCAAAGTTTTTAGTAAATCGTCAAAAACCACCGAATATTATGGCTATTTATATGGTTTTTTGCAATGTAGGTACTCAAAATTTGAGGGCTTAAGGGGAaaactgacttcagattcgggtTCAGAGcgtaaaaatacataaatgtagATACATAGGTCCGGTCAATCGCTGTTACTCCTGTTTTGCATCAAAAAGTGTTAATTTGACTCGAATTCAACGTAAAATAAGAAATTATGAATGATCTTCATCTTTTTTCAAGCTCTTCTACAGTTTTTCGCAGTTTTATTTTCATCTGAGCAAATTTTCTCCCTTCCCTCACAAATTTGACAGACTTTCTAATGTGCACTAAACAAAAAGTGTAGAACAGACCTATTACTTCCAGAGATTTTTATGCTAGTAAATTTTCTGAAACTCACCCACGTAAGAATCTTACGTAAGTAAAACTTACCTGCATTACAAATATAAAGGTATTACAAAATGCATATTTTCGCCTGAGAATTGTTTCGTTCCAGACGTCAGTTTGCACGTTTTTGAGTCAGGAAAAGATCGTATGGTAATAATTTTGTATGATCTTTCTGTAATTTGCGCTAGTTTTTCCAATCCCGAGATATCGAAGATCGATTTTATTCCATATCCACCAAATGTGGCTTATATGCCATAATGCCATGAGAATTGATTCGTCTCATAtccatatttttgtattccACGTTCATAGAAAACAACAAATCATTTTCAAAACGTAGGAGGTGGGACACAAGTAAAAAAGTGAACTTAATGGCttgaaatacattttgaaatttgatagcTGAAggcaaaacaattttaaaattgataggTGAAGTCCTTTCAAGACTAACatcaagtgaaaaaaaaaataaaaaaaatcctatcaAACATTCGAAGTACCAAGTACGCAAACCTTtaaatgcgtttttctcgaaagAGCGCTAATGTCATATGGAACAAATcaattctcaggcgacgatATGCAATTAAATTATTGATTAATACTAATCAAAGGTCAACCAACATGTTTCattgaaaagtaaaattaatttcttttgagctttaatgaaaaatctataACTACGGAAAGGACATTGAATTCGATTAGTCAGCTTCGTTAAGAAAATAATCTCCAATACCTTAGGAACTAGAAATAACCAATAGCATTTGcgtattttaaattgttatcaaCAAACGAATAAAATATAACTATATTTAAAAATCATCAACCTGATACAATTGTTTTTGCCTTAATTTAGTTTGAAGTACGTTATTTTCATTGTATGTTATGTGCAGGGGAGGTATTAGAGCTGCAGCAACCATACGACTTTCTGCGTTTAAGAAGTTAAACGTTGCGCAAGCCTAGAAGAAAAATAATGAACTCAATTTTCATAAATCACTTTAATTTTTCTGAGAGCATACCTGTTCGGTGGTCAATATCTCAACattgattttatatttcttcataaattgtattattttcatAGATAGTTGTGGTGTGACTTTCTGATCACCGATACCAATCACTAAAACATCTATTTTAGGTTCTAATGTGTAAAATATACTCAAACTATCCTCATTTATCTCTTCAAAGCTGCTTATATTCCATGACAATACCgatctgaataaaaaaaatgattttttttatgaatttctttaaatatgttgtttgttttttacctTGGAAATATAGCCATAGGTCCTACTATAACCATATCATTGTTCAATCGGAACCCATATTGACTAAATCCATTGATCATAAGTCCCAAATCAAGTTCCTTATTTAGTATATTGACTTTCGTTTTACCATCAGCTTCATATGCTGTTCCATAAGTTCTTAATGCCGATATAACAACGGGTGCTTTAGATCTTGGTCGATTTCGAAGAACTGCTCGTGTAATTTGTATCCCAGAAAATACACATAATGAACGGATAGCTAACTGCGCCATTTAAATTCAACTTAATGgttttgtaaatgaaaaaaagttttgtgaaattgttattattaaaacaattttttaacttacataattttgtattttattttataatttgggTAAATTCGTTTTGCTAAACTTCCTTCGGCGAATTCTGCAAACaaataacataaaaacaaacgctgtcaaaattaaaaaaagaaatacatggGAGTTGCACAACACACATGTGCAATGAAACAAGGCCGGAGTGCTAATGAATTATGATTCGTTGGGGCGCCAACTAtagttaaagtatttttaattaccgacgttttaaaataaaaatctgagcTTTAATTTGCTTTAGTAACTCCACTAAACCGTAATAAGACGATAATAATgctaaaaattgaaaagcttcttgatagtttttcaaaaaagaggCAAATAAATTCCtcgaaattgtttataattGGCCCTTAGTAATATACCCAAATTTAGCAAAACTCGAATCTAACACAAACATTGATAATAATTAAACATGCATCTAACTtctattcaatttcaattcaattcgattttaaaatcatatatCATAGCACTTTTTTAGTTTGGAAGTGCTATGTATGATGGTCTCCTGTATATTATGTCACACAATATGCCTCACTGAAAAAGTGAACTGGGGCTCGGTTTTGGGGATTATGACTTAAATCACGAGTCGACTTACACTAACATAAGATTGTTTCAAATCTAATCTAGCAaataatactatgtttccacctatcCTAAGTCCGAGATGTGTATAGCTAattagatttagaataaatctcgagttttataaATCTACTTTGGTAAATCTCGGATTTGGgttcacctaccctaaatccatGATTTTCACTTATTTTCAAGAAGAACAAactaataatgttttttttttctctgcacGAAACGTGAACTAGGTTCAGGAGTAAAATGCGTGAGGTTCCCATATTTTgttaacaaataataaattaaaaaaaaccttatgaAATTACCAAAAGCAATAAGTGTGCTCCTGTACTGTATTTTGACAGACAAGACTCACATGTGTGACATTTAGGGCAAATAATTTTGTGTATGAAAAGTTTTGTTGCCGCACTTATCTACAACACGTAGATAGGCGTGTTCAACAACATGTTCGAGCTCTGTTCCGAGCTTCGTTCGgaaccaaaaaaggaaaaagcaCTGAGAAGAGAACCGAGCAGAGCCTGAGCTTATCGAGCTCGTTCTGAGCAGATTTAATCAGAGCCTTCCGATTTAATTTTTATCCGCTCGGAATTTTGAAAGcttatggggacttttcacgagtcgatttttgccgtgcggcgaagcttttcgactcgtgtgaatgtaagtcgcaggcgactaaaTTGACATTCCCCATAGAAATATCCTAGTCAACCGAAATATCGTGCTGCTAAAATCggctcgtgaaaagtcggcattatgCGAGTTTCAACCGAAAGGAATTATCATTTTCCcctaaactgttttttttttcaccgaaatttaaataagaaaagagCTGTCGCTGTCCTCAAAATACGCGGAGTTTAGGAATATTAAGGCCTACTTTTTTCGAACGTTGTATGATGTATCCTAATACCGTGTTCTGTTTTTAGGAGAGGTATTTAGAATTagagatatttgaaaaattccaattttttataaTCTCTAATTAAGTAAACAATTGAACAAATAACTTTATATAGTATTCTGACCATCTAGACTTTTTCgaatcttcgtacttctaattcgaACTAATTCGTACTTTGTTGCTCCTGCTTTCATACCAAGCTTCTTTAACAAccgcggtgtagagccttcttTTCAGCTtcgggggcatttttcgatcccACCTCTTCATCTATCCTTCCCTTACccgatgattttgtttttttttttgtcaggggCCCCTACTATGTAACTTTGTTCTACTTTCGCATCTATTCGAAagctaatttcaattttaccgAGTCAAACTGTGTATTTGAAATTGATACATAATACCAATCTAGAACTTCCAAATAAATCCCAATAAAGGATTTGACATGACTGGAGCTGTATAGTTTTCAGAATACATAATTAAGATACCTTTTCTTTTTGCGAACTCTTACACACTTCTTTGTAGGATAAAATTACATAGTTGGGCTATAGGAACaagcctgtgtggatcagaaaatgggcagcttAAGTGTTCCGTCTTATTCGCGTTTATGCGGTACCCGCTTATCAACCTCAGCGGTAAGCGCTAGTTACAAAGCTATTCACTATGAATGGCTCCATTGTCAGCAAAGAATTACTGCTGCACTTTTGGGTCCATCATTTTACCTTCAAACGATGGATTTAACCCATTATTATTCTAAGAGCTGTTTGCTCgaacaaa
Proteins encoded in this region:
- the LOC129919273 gene encoding NADH dehydrogenase [ubiquinone] 1 alpha subcomplex assembly factor 3; translated protein: MAQLAIRSLCVFSGIQITRAVLRNRPRSKAPVVISALRTYGTAYEADGKTKVNILNKELDLGLMINGFSQYGFRLNNDMVIVGPMAIFPRSVLSWNISSFEEINEDSLSIFYTLEPKIDVLVIGIGDQKVTPQLSMKIIQFMKKYKINVEILTTEQACATFNFLNAESRMVAAALIPPLHITYNENNVLQTKLRQKQLYQVDDF